One segment of Candidatus Auribacterota bacterium DNA contains the following:
- a CDS encoding putative glycoside hydrolase: MKRILAAAQFTLIAMSALPLFAQTRHFPDTRNGIHLFSDQLQDGMTASQYSFAAGRYAGCQKMRVSDVRKLRLYNPTFIVLHYQLGCGNGPAPFIDGDNWISDWDYVTGQEGWFMHQGGSRLHQSAWDWYLMDINNAAYRTYWIEKCKDRMRDTECDGVFADSFTVDGYFDQLTPAHPWFTDTNLCLDNWLPRLESYADSITSNFAASPERFYFLPNLGGLVTGWDTTDYAALGDGGMVEGFGAWGNGDYFSPDDWNLQMTRALQLVRLDRIVICQSYTSDDNLRERMFLVGCYLLIKGNHTYFNMIGAEHGEELLYYPEYGAAPGSYTGEIPSSTADLYDSATGCYRREYSNGRVFVNPGETDVHIGNPGGTYQLVSASGGGSVDTQGGNAGSLSYSAVTSVDLPAHSAAILLGEVPSTHHTVTLALDRASFSTADALTLSWQIGAASGAPIHVADAYVAGMTPGGKLYFYRRGFTTKTAPIAPSLRVTDRSGTLGPFSLAGLSPGNYAWYAVLAIPGSDPRSASNRLSNLGTIPFAIN; the protein is encoded by the coding sequence ATGAAAAGGATTTTGGCGGCGGCCCAATTTACTCTCATCGCGATGAGCGCGCTGCCGCTCTTCGCCCAGACCCGCCATTTTCCAGACACCCGAAACGGCATACACCTCTTTTCCGACCAGCTCCAGGACGGGATGACCGCATCGCAATATTCGTTCGCGGCCGGCAGGTATGCGGGATGCCAGAAGATGCGCGTGAGCGACGTGCGGAAATTACGGCTGTACAACCCGACCTTCATCGTGCTGCATTACCAGCTCGGCTGCGGAAACGGTCCCGCGCCCTTCATTGACGGGGATAACTGGATATCCGACTGGGATTACGTGACCGGACAGGAGGGCTGGTTCATGCATCAGGGCGGATCACGCCTCCACCAGTCGGCGTGGGACTGGTACCTGATGGACATCAACAATGCCGCCTATCGAACATACTGGATCGAAAAATGCAAGGATCGCATGCGCGACACGGAATGCGACGGGGTCTTCGCGGACAGCTTCACCGTTGACGGCTATTTCGATCAGCTCACCCCCGCGCATCCCTGGTTTACCGATACCAACCTGTGCCTGGATAACTGGCTGCCGCGTCTTGAGTCTTATGCAGACTCCATCACGAGCAACTTCGCCGCGTCACCCGAAAGGTTTTACTTCCTGCCCAACCTCGGCGGGTTGGTGACGGGCTGGGATACCACCGACTACGCGGCGCTGGGCGATGGCGGCATGGTGGAGGGGTTCGGAGCCTGGGGGAACGGAGACTATTTCAGCCCTGATGACTGGAATCTCCAGATGACCCGCGCCCTCCAGCTCGTGCGGCTGGACAGGATCGTCATCTGCCAGTCGTACACGAGCGATGATAATCTCCGCGAGCGCATGTTCCTCGTCGGCTGCTACCTCCTCATCAAGGGGAACCATACCTATTTCAACATGATCGGCGCCGAGCACGGCGAGGAGCTGCTGTACTATCCTGAATACGGCGCCGCCCCCGGTTCATACACGGGTGAGATCCCCAGCAGCACGGCTGACCTCTACGATTCCGCCACGGGGTGTTACCGGAGGGAATATTCAAACGGCCGGGTCTTCGTCAATCCGGGAGAAACAGATGTCCACATCGGCAATCCGGGCGGCACCTACCAGCTCGTCTCCGCGAGCGGCGGCGGCTCGGTGGACACACAGGGGGGGAATGCAGGCAGCCTCTCATACAGCGCGGTGACGAGCGTCGATCTCCCGGCGCACAGCGCGGCGATACTCCTCGGCGAAGTGCCGTCTACACACCATACCGTGACGCTCGCGCTCGACCGGGCGAGCTTCTCAACCGCCGACGCGCTCACATTGAGCTGGCAGATCGGAGCGGCTTCCGGCGCACCGATACACGTCGCGGACGCCTATGTGGCGGGCATGACGCCGGGAGGAAAACTATATTTCTACAGGCGGGGATTCACCACCAAGACAGCCCCCATCGCCCCCTCGCTGCGGGTGACCGACCGCTCGGGAACACTCGGGCCGTTTTCGCTCGCCGGACTCTCTCCGGGCAACTATGCCTGGTACGCCGTGCTCGCAATCCCGGGGAGCGATCCGCGGAGCGCTTCAAACCGGCTCAGCAACCTGGGCACTATCCCCTTCGCGATCAATTGA
- the smpB gene encoding SsrA-binding protein SmpB, with protein MTETKLIATNRKARHDYQILETFEAGLALKGTEVKSLRQGRANINDSYGMVAGGEAFLCNAHVSPYEFGNRENPDPLRKRKLLLHKREIAYLEGQTAQKGLACIPLKLYFKEGRAKVELALAKGKKAHDKRETIKRRVAEREIERAMKGRVR; from the coding sequence ATGACAGAGACCAAACTGATTGCGACAAACAGGAAGGCCCGCCACGACTACCAAATACTGGAGACATTCGAGGCGGGCCTCGCCCTCAAGGGGACCGAGGTGAAGTCCCTCCGCCAGGGAAGGGCCAACATCAACGACAGCTACGGGATGGTCGCGGGTGGGGAAGCGTTTCTCTGCAACGCCCACGTGAGCCCGTACGAGTTCGGCAATCGCGAAAATCCCGATCCACTGAGGAAGCGGAAGCTCCTCCTCCACAAGCGCGAGATCGCATACCTCGAAGGGCAGACCGCCCAGAAGGGGCTCGCTTGTATCCCCTTGAAGCTCTACTTCAAAGAGGGGAGGGCGAAGGTGGAGCTGGCCCTGGCGAAAGGCAAAAAGGCCCACGACAAGCGGGAGACGATCAAGAGGCGTGTGGCCGAGAGGGAAATCGAGCGCGCCATGAAGGGGCGGGTGAGGTGA
- a CDS encoding PEGA domain-containing protein has translation MKRAMLWGLAFGACAIFGCTTKYLKGVSKTVCEVWIYSMPQGARLYFNGHYVGRTPYKYTAVNEGDSSAHFIAADLSEIVTRKRGYDDEVETVTVANCYKKLSLENEGVTDQVKKYKGAITLYLDEKELAAEKEYGNVIISAVPEEPDAEIYINDSLIGNGKTSLLKLAAGSYVLKIRKPGYKQYARVISVLADNDLTISAKLEKASGERAEAPATIEAEKVDLSPSGKEAELEEDQVPGTVGGKE, from the coding sequence ATGAAACGGGCGATGCTGTGGGGGCTGGCGTTCGGCGCGTGCGCGATCTTCGGTTGCACGACAAAATACCTGAAGGGAGTGAGCAAGACGGTGTGCGAGGTCTGGATATATTCGATGCCTCAGGGAGCTCGCCTTTACTTTAACGGCCACTATGTGGGCCGCACTCCGTACAAATACACGGCGGTCAATGAGGGTGATTCGTCCGCGCATTTTATCGCCGCTGATCTTTCCGAGATCGTGACGCGCAAGCGCGGCTATGATGACGAGGTCGAAACCGTGACCGTCGCCAATTGTTACAAGAAACTCTCTCTGGAGAACGAGGGAGTGACCGATCAGGTGAAGAAATACAAGGGCGCTATCACGCTCTACCTGGATGAAAAGGAGCTCGCGGCGGAGAAGGAGTACGGAAACGTGATCATCTCAGCAGTCCCCGAGGAACCCGATGCCGAGATTTATATCAACGACAGCCTCATCGGCAATGGGAAGACATCCCTCCTGAAACTCGCGGCAGGAAGCTACGTGTTGAAGATCCGGAAACCAGGCTATAAACAGTACGCCAGGGTCATCAGCGTGCTCGCTGATAATGATCTCACGATCAGCGCCAAGCTGGAGAAGGCCTCGGGGGAGCGCGCCGAAGCGCCCGCGACGATTGAAGCCGAAAAGGTTGATCTCAGCCCATCCGGGAAGGAGGCGGAGCTGGAGGAGGATCAGGTCCCGGGGACGGTGGGAGGGAAGGAATAG
- a CDS encoding thiamine pyrophosphate-dependent enzyme, translating to MAINLKELSKKPIPISPGHRACAGCGSIITIKLVLMAAEDPIVCACATGCMEVVTTIYPYTAWRVPFMHNAFENAAATMSGIESAYRSLKKQGRIGKNIKFIAFGGDGGTYDIGLQSLSGAMERGHDMLYVCYDNEAYMNTGIQRSGSTPMCAATSTSPVGKAAQGKKQYPKDLTRIMAAHRIPYIAQASPHRWLDLMTKVQKALRIEGPKFINALSSCHRGWRVPMSNSLEVCRMAVETCYWPLFEIENGVWKLNYRPKTKVPIIEWFKTQKRFQHLLKPENAPAVAEIQADVDRRWSELLQLCGEKIAP from the coding sequence ATGGCGATCAATCTGAAGGAGCTCTCGAAGAAACCGATACCGATCAGCCCTGGGCACAGGGCGTGCGCCGGCTGCGGGAGCATCATCACGATCAAGCTCGTCCTCATGGCCGCCGAGGATCCGATCGTCTGCGCCTGCGCCACGGGATGCATGGAGGTGGTGACGACCATTTACCCGTATACCGCCTGGCGCGTCCCGTTCATGCATAACGCGTTCGAGAACGCCGCGGCGACGATGAGCGGAATCGAGTCAGCGTACCGGTCGCTGAAGAAGCAGGGGAGGATCGGCAAGAACATCAAGTTCATCGCGTTCGGCGGGGATGGCGGCACCTACGACATAGGCCTCCAGTCGCTCTCAGGGGCAATGGAGCGGGGCCACGACATGCTGTACGTCTGCTACGACAATGAGGCGTACATGAATACCGGGATACAGCGCTCCGGCTCAACACCTATGTGCGCCGCCACGTCCACGTCACCTGTGGGGAAGGCGGCGCAGGGGAAGAAGCAGTATCCCAAAGATCTTACCAGGATCATGGCCGCCCACCGCATCCCGTACATCGCCCAGGCCTCCCCGCACAGGTGGCTCGATCTCATGACCAAGGTTCAGAAAGCGCTCAGGATCGAAGGCCCCAAATTCATAAACGCGCTTTCCTCATGCCACCGGGGCTGGCGCGTCCCGATGAGCAACTCGCTCGAGGTGTGCAGGATGGCTGTCGAAACGTGCTACTGGCCGCTCTTCGAGATCGAAAACGGCGTGTGGAAGCTCAACTACCGGCCGAAGACGAAAGTGCCGATCATCGAATGGTTCAAAACTCAGAAGCGGTTTCAGCACCTGCTCAAGCCGGAGAACGCGCCCGCGGTCGCCGAGATACAGGCGGACGTCGACAGGCGCTGGAGCGAGTTGCTCCAGCTGTGCGGCGAGAAAATAGCGCCATAA
- the porA gene encoding pyruvate ferredoxin oxidoreductase, translating into MQRIAALTGNEAAAEAMRQIEPDVVAAYPITPQTELMQKFAQFVADGIVKTEVVLVESEHSAMSACVGACAAGARVMTATSSQGLALMWEIVYIAASTRLPIVMTVVNRALSAPINIHCDHSDSMGCRDSGWIQLYSENPQEVYDNVVQAVRIAEHPDVLLPVMPTLDGFIISHTLERVETLADDAVKKFIGEWRPAYPLLDVDHPITFGALDLQDYYFEHKKQQAEAMTRAKEVILAIGKEYGKLTGRGYGFFDEYRTDDAEYIILCLGSAAGTVKSVVDELRNRGRKVGVLKLRVFRPFPDGELARAIGHARAIAVLDRAEGFNAVGGPLAPEVKSALYKKSDADVCNYVYGLGGRDLSPVMIRSVFDDLAEGRADARQAIHLGVRE; encoded by the coding sequence ATGCAAAGAATTGCAGCCCTCACGGGAAATGAAGCCGCGGCAGAGGCGATGCGCCAGATTGAGCCTGACGTTGTCGCGGCTTACCCGATCACGCCTCAGACCGAGCTGATGCAGAAATTTGCGCAGTTCGTCGCCGACGGCATTGTGAAGACCGAAGTGGTCCTCGTGGAGTCGGAGCACAGCGCTATGAGCGCCTGCGTGGGCGCGTGCGCCGCCGGCGCGCGCGTGATGACGGCGACGAGCTCTCAGGGCCTCGCCCTCATGTGGGAGATTGTGTATATCGCCGCCTCCACGCGCCTCCCGATCGTGATGACCGTGGTCAACCGTGCGCTCAGCGCCCCGATCAATATCCACTGCGACCACAGCGATTCCATGGGCTGCCGCGACAGCGGCTGGATACAGCTCTACAGCGAGAATCCCCAGGAGGTCTACGACAATGTCGTGCAGGCGGTGCGGATCGCCGAGCACCCGGACGTCCTCCTTCCCGTCATGCCCACGCTCGACGGATTCATCATAAGCCACACGCTCGAGAGGGTCGAGACCCTGGCCGACGATGCGGTGAAGAAGTTTATCGGCGAGTGGCGGCCCGCATATCCACTGCTCGATGTGGACCACCCGATTACCTTCGGGGCCCTCGACCTGCAGGACTACTATTTCGAACACAAGAAGCAGCAGGCGGAGGCGATGACGCGCGCGAAAGAGGTGATTCTGGCGATCGGGAAGGAGTACGGAAAACTCACGGGGCGCGGCTACGGGTTCTTCGATGAGTACCGGACGGACGACGCGGAGTATATCATCCTGTGCCTGGGATCTGCAGCGGGCACGGTTAAATCGGTGGTGGACGAGCTGAGGAACAGGGGGCGGAAGGTCGGCGTCCTGAAGTTGCGCGTATTCCGCCCATTCCCCGATGGGGAGTTGGCCCGTGCGATAGGGCACGCCAGGGCGATCGCGGTGCTGGACAGGGCTGAGGGGTTTAACGCGGTTGGCGGGCCGCTCGCGCCCGAAGTGAAATCGGCCCTCTATAAGAAAAGCGACGCGGACGTGTGCAACTACGTCTACGGCCTCGGCGGCAGGGACCTGAGCCCCGTGATGATCCGCTCTGTCTTCGATGATCTGGCCGAAGGCCGTGCCGACGCGCGCCAAGCGATTCATTTGGGGGTCAGGGAATAG
- a CDS encoding 4Fe-4S binding protein, translating into MAKEKGYKELAIGGLILEAGNAAAYKTGGWRTYRPLVDKDTCTNCLQCWLFCPDVCIDVEGGKMVGYDYDHCKGCGICATICPVKAIKMVLETEGSVDADRKGCFHSKKKG; encoded by the coding sequence ATGGCTAAGGAAAAGGGATATAAGGAACTGGCGATCGGCGGGCTCATCCTCGAGGCGGGGAACGCCGCCGCGTACAAAACCGGCGGCTGGAGAACCTATCGTCCTCTCGTTGATAAGGATACCTGCACCAACTGCCTTCAATGCTGGCTGTTTTGCCCCGACGTGTGCATCGATGTGGAGGGAGGGAAAATGGTGGGCTACGACTACGATCATTGCAAGGGGTGCGGCATCTGCGCCACCATCTGCCCCGTCAAGGCGATTAAAATGGTTTTGGAAACCGAAGGATCCGTGGACGCCGACAGGAAAGGGTGCTTCCACTCAAAGAAGAAGGGGTAG
- a CDS encoding 2-oxoacid:acceptor oxidoreductase family protein yields the protein MKNLTEIRWHGRGGQGVKTACEFVAAVAIHEGKFSQGFPEYGPERSGAPMKGFTRISSEKIMEHCSVYSPDLVLVLDESLVGSEDVCEGLKDDGAIIVNTKKPGKAFGAQCHGVVWTVDATKIALDEIGRPIPNMPMVGALLKVAGLLDLDALCEDVKGEFSKKFDQKTIEGNLRAIRRAYAEVKKNG from the coding sequence ATGAAAAATCTCACCGAAATCAGGTGGCACGGGCGGGGGGGGCAGGGGGTCAAGACCGCCTGCGAGTTTGTCGCCGCCGTCGCCATACACGAGGGAAAATTCAGCCAGGGGTTCCCGGAATACGGCCCCGAGCGCTCGGGCGCGCCGATGAAGGGTTTTACGAGGATCAGCTCTGAAAAGATCATGGAGCACTGCTCCGTGTACAGCCCCGATCTGGTGCTGGTGCTCGACGAAAGCCTGGTGGGGAGCGAGGATGTGTGCGAGGGGCTGAAAGACGACGGGGCGATCATCGTCAACACGAAGAAGCCGGGGAAGGCGTTCGGCGCGCAGTGCCACGGCGTGGTCTGGACCGTCGATGCCACGAAGATTGCGCTTGATGAGATAGGAAGGCCCATTCCAAACATGCCGATGGTGGGGGCGCTCCTCAAGGTTGCCGGGCTGCTCGATCTGGACGCGCTCTGCGAGGATGTGAAGGGTGAATTTTCGAAAAAATTTGACCAGAAAACGATTGAAGGCAACCTCAGGGCCATACGGCGGGCCTATGCCGAGGTGAAGAAGAATGGCTAA
- the recR gene encoding recombination mediator RecR, translated as MRYPQPIAKLIKELTKLPGIGPRSAERIVFHLLKAPASDSAELAAALAELRKKIHHCSVCYSVAEADPCPICSDARRDSHTLCVVECPADMVAVEKAGSYRGLYHVLMGKIAPLDNVGPDALRIKELIERVKRGGIKEVIIATGSDVEGEATALYLAKALKASPVKVTRIAHGIPMGSSLDFSDVVTISKALDGRQEM; from the coding sequence ATGCGCTACCCCCAGCCAATTGCGAAACTCATCAAGGAGCTTACCAAGCTCCCCGGCATAGGGCCGCGCAGCGCGGAGCGGATTGTCTTCCACCTCCTCAAGGCGCCTGCGTCTGACAGCGCCGAACTCGCCGCAGCGCTCGCGGAGCTGAGGAAGAAAATTCACCACTGCTCGGTCTGCTACAGCGTGGCGGAAGCTGACCCCTGCCCGATCTGCTCCGATGCGCGCCGTGACTCCCATACCCTCTGCGTCGTCGAGTGCCCGGCTGACATGGTGGCGGTAGAGAAGGCGGGGAGCTACCGCGGCCTCTACCACGTCCTCATGGGGAAAATAGCCCCTCTCGACAACGTCGGGCCGGACGCCCTGCGGATAAAGGAGCTCATCGAGCGGGTGAAGCGGGGCGGCATCAAGGAGGTCATCATCGCAACCGGCTCCGATGTCGAGGGTGAAGCGACGGCCCTCTATCTCGCCAAGGCGCTGAAGGCGTCCCCGGTGAAGGTGACCCGCATCGCCCACGGGATCCCGATGGGGAGCAGCCTCGATTTCAGCGACGTGGTGACGATCAGCAAAGCCCTGGACGGCCGACAGGAGATGTAG
- a CDS encoding YbaB/EbfC family nucleoid-associated protein, protein MANIFDMLKQAHKLKREMGKVSEGLAGVEAEGTSCKGPVSVRMDGTMKITKVTIGPELLARGDARALEEMVLEAAHQAREKVKGLAAESMKKIAGDLPLPF, encoded by the coding sequence GTGGCGAACATATTCGATATGCTCAAGCAGGCCCACAAGCTGAAGCGCGAGATGGGCAAGGTGAGCGAGGGACTCGCGGGAGTGGAGGCGGAGGGCACCTCGTGCAAGGGGCCGGTGAGCGTCAGGATGGATGGCACGATGAAGATCACGAAGGTCACCATCGGGCCTGAGTTGCTCGCCCGTGGCGACGCGCGCGCGCTCGAAGAGATGGTGCTCGAAGCAGCACACCAAGCCCGGGAGAAGGTAAAGGGGCTCGCCGCCGAATCAATGAAGAAAATCGCCGGGGATCTGCCCCTGCCCTTTTAA
- the dnaX gene encoding DNA polymerase III subunit gamma/tau — MEYQVLARKWRPQQFDEVVGQEHVTTTLKNAIARDRVAHAYLFTGPRGIGKTSMARILAKALNCEKGSAAAPCDRCPSCKGIIAGNSMDVLEIDGASNRGIDQIRELRENVKFAPSSSRYKIYIIDEVHQITTDAFNALLKTLEEPPPHVKFFFATTEPHKVPATILSRCQRFDLRSISPKEIVDRLTRIAKSEKISIDEEACFAIARYAQGSMRDAESILDQLVSFSEGRIGEEDVISMLGLVKESVLREMTDALINGDFRKGLELIGAIAGEGKELPLFLADWITYMRSIMLVLVQGGDEGGAGVSPEAWKAISSQSKKITLEGILYVLEVLTRADQQMKWALSPRILLELAFLKAAKVKEVASLPEILNKIRMLERRLTGSAEDSNPPGDAHGAAGDLFRPSASSAGRDRAEAKKATAGRGAAAEVKNDTPPDAPAAAAPVKPQVPQVAGDTEGPRRSPPADGEVLARVHAVWSEVLERVATVRPLLKSYLIEGRPAEFAEGVLCVEFAEDRAYHRDSLDHPQHKKLLKNILCERLGADVGIRFDIKKKIEKKETVERGSAPRKEIQNLKKNPLIQSALEMFQAQVIDIKK; from the coding sequence ATGGAGTACCAGGTACTCGCGCGGAAGTGGCGGCCGCAGCAGTTCGACGAGGTCGTGGGCCAGGAGCATGTCACCACGACGCTCAAAAACGCAATCGCCAGGGACCGGGTGGCGCACGCATACCTCTTTACCGGGCCCCGGGGCATCGGCAAGACGAGCATGGCGCGCATACTGGCGAAGGCGCTCAATTGCGAGAAGGGCTCAGCCGCCGCCCCCTGCGACCGTTGCCCCTCGTGCAAGGGGATTATCGCCGGCAACAGCATGGACGTGCTGGAGATTGACGGCGCGTCGAACAGGGGCATCGATCAGATTCGCGAGCTCAGGGAGAATGTGAAGTTTGCCCCGAGCTCCAGCAGGTATAAGATTTACATCATCGATGAAGTCCACCAGATCACCACGGACGCGTTCAATGCCCTCCTCAAGACGCTCGAGGAGCCACCCCCGCACGTGAAGTTCTTCTTCGCCACGACCGAGCCGCACAAGGTTCCGGCGACGATCCTCTCCCGCTGCCAGCGTTTTGACCTGCGCAGCATCTCTCCGAAAGAGATTGTCGACCGCCTCACCCGCATCGCGAAATCAGAGAAGATCTCCATCGATGAGGAGGCCTGTTTCGCGATCGCCCGCTACGCCCAGGGGAGCATGAGGGACGCGGAGAGCATCCTGGATCAACTCGTCTCATTTTCCGAGGGGAGGATAGGAGAGGAGGATGTCATCTCCATGCTCGGGCTCGTGAAGGAATCCGTCCTCCGTGAGATGACGGACGCCCTCATCAATGGCGATTTCCGCAAGGGGCTCGAACTCATCGGGGCCATCGCCGGGGAGGGCAAGGAGCTGCCCCTCTTCCTCGCTGACTGGATCACGTACATGAGGTCCATCATGCTCGTTCTGGTACAGGGAGGCGATGAGGGCGGGGCGGGTGTCTCTCCGGAGGCGTGGAAAGCGATCTCGAGCCAGAGCAAAAAAATAACACTGGAAGGGATACTCTATGTGCTGGAGGTGCTCACGAGGGCCGATCAGCAGATGAAGTGGGCCCTCTCGCCGAGGATCCTCCTGGAGCTGGCCTTCTTGAAGGCGGCGAAGGTGAAAGAGGTTGCCTCGCTCCCCGAGATTCTGAATAAGATCAGGATGCTCGAGCGCAGGCTCACGGGATCAGCGGAGGATAGTAACCCCCCGGGCGATGCCCATGGCGCGGCAGGAGATCTCTTCAGGCCATCCGCGTCCTCGGCGGGGAGGGATCGCGCGGAGGCGAAGAAGGCTACGGCCGGGAGAGGCGCCGCCGCGGAAGTCAAGAATGATACTCCACCGGACGCGCCTGCTGCCGCAGCCCCGGTGAAACCTCAAGTCCCGCAGGTGGCTGGTGATACTGAGGGGCCTCGTCGCAGCCCACCAGCTGATGGAGAGGTGCTGGCTCGCGTCCATGCGGTCTGGTCTGAGGTGCTGGAGCGTGTTGCGACAGTCCGGCCGCTGCTGAAATCCTATCTCATTGAGGGGAGGCCGGCGGAATTCGCGGAGGGGGTGCTGTGTGTTGAGTTCGCGGAGGATCGCGCGTATCACCGCGATTCCTTGGATCACCCCCAGCATAAAAAGCTTCTGAAGAATATCCTCTGCGAGAGGCTCGGGGCTGACGTTGGCATCCGTTTTGACATCAAAAAGAAAATAGAGAAGAAAGAAACAGTGGAGCGAGGCTCCGCCCCGCGCAAGGAGATCCAGAACCTTAAGAAGAATCCCCTGATCCAGTCGGCACTGGAGATGTTCCAGGCGCAGGTGATTGACATTAAGAAATAG
- a CDS encoding DcrB-related protein, with translation MKAEKREYVSSSGGYRITCPEGWARHEGDIRPIDVIFFCRADPGMNMSVTWASAGGQKELTEAAVKEMKDMFRQSYPGYSVTAEEWRELDGAKAFCLSARHQEMETEIQSKQVMLIKGDRFYTITYTSTPALFMKHLGEFELGVGSFRTTGEKTPAMLQSPRKKNN, from the coding sequence AAAGCGCGAGTACGTGAGCAGCAGCGGCGGGTATCGTATCACCTGCCCTGAGGGTTGGGCGAGGCACGAGGGAGATATCCGGCCCATAGACGTCATCTTCTTCTGCCGCGCTGATCCCGGCATGAACATGAGCGTTACCTGGGCCTCTGCCGGCGGGCAGAAAGAACTCACCGAGGCTGCGGTGAAAGAAATGAAAGATATGTTCCGGCAGAGCTACCCCGGCTACTCGGTGACGGCAGAGGAGTGGCGTGAACTGGACGGGGCAAAGGCCTTCTGCCTCTCCGCGCGCCATCAGGAGATGGAAACTGAGATCCAGAGCAAGCAGGTGATGCTCATCAAGGGGGATAGGTTCTACACGATCACCTATACCTCAACCCCGGCGCTTTTCATGAAACACCTTGGAGAATTCGAACTCGGGGTCGGGAGCTTCAGGACAACTGGTGAGAAAACGCCCGCTATGCTACAATCACCACGGAAAAAGAACAACTGA